A single window of Vibrio sp. HB236076 DNA harbors:
- the glnE gene encoding bifunctional [glutamate--ammonia ligase]-adenylyl-L-tyrosine phosphorylase/[glutamate--ammonia-ligase] adenylyltransferase, translated as MSFPAKLAAYALRNLDVISEQCDDFSFPKSRQHELECVVAVSDFVTEALARDAHLRAALPTMLEDSERKSQYRRALATALNDCRDEAQGMTVLREFRRREMVYIAWRDVMASWSVPESLSHLSQLAEAMIIETYHWQYQLCCQLWGTPCNAKGEAQPMLIIGMGKLGGGELNFSSDIDLIFTYPENGETQGARRALANAQFFTRLGQRIIKSLDQHTVDGFCYRVDMRLRPFGESGPLVMSFAALEDYYQEQGRDWERYAMVKARAMGQTDSEHYLELQTMLRPFVFRRYIDFSAIQSLRRMKSMIRAEVRRRGLTNNIKLGAGGIREIEFIAQVFQLIRGGREPSLCQRGLLATLSAIEELQLLAAQEVSQLKAAYLFLRRLENVMQAIDDKQTQTLPDNEQDQTRLAWVMGCEDWPALYADIQAHMQQVHDIFDGLIGDSHEATEDEVEEVYAELWHQVEHRDALHLVLSSLCEPVHQEALCDDLIHFQQDINKKTLGPRGREVLNRLMPKVFEQVFAHPEAPFGLARVLHLLRQIVTRTTYLELLDEHPMALKQLVRLCTASPMISEQLARYPILLDELIDPQQLYIPVALDCYHSELRDFMARIPEDDMEQQMEGLRQFKQICMLRIAAADVAGALSVMKVSDHLTYLAEAVIEAVVAQAWLQVKEKYGEPQHLSLHEGQSRGFAVVGYGKVGGWELGYHSDLDLVFIHDCPSSSETSGVKRIDSRQFYLRLAQRIVHLFSTRTPSGVLYEVDMRLRPSGASGLLVSPIESFAEYQQQEAWTWEHQAMVRSRVVYGHSPLREQFEQVRRQVLSLPRDGDALRTAVYEMRKKMRSHLANKKTGRFMLKQDQGGITDIEFLAQYLVLRFSCQYPSLATWSDNVRIFESLASEGLVAEHQAQQLISAYTTMRNEIHRRNLLDLSTDVAPDKFAEQRQWVIEAWNAWFDELP; from the coding sequence ATGTCATTTCCAGCCAAACTCGCCGCGTATGCTTTACGCAACCTTGACGTCATCTCTGAGCAGTGTGACGATTTTTCTTTTCCGAAGTCGCGTCAACACGAGCTCGAATGCGTTGTGGCGGTCAGTGATTTTGTCACGGAAGCGCTCGCTCGTGATGCGCATCTGCGAGCCGCGTTGCCCACGATGCTGGAAGACAGCGAGCGAAAAAGCCAGTATCGCCGCGCGTTAGCCACGGCGTTAAACGACTGTCGCGACGAAGCACAAGGGATGACCGTGTTACGCGAGTTTCGCCGTCGTGAAATGGTCTACATTGCTTGGCGAGATGTGATGGCATCTTGGAGCGTGCCGGAGAGTTTATCGCATTTGTCGCAACTGGCTGAGGCGATGATCATTGAAACCTATCACTGGCAATATCAGTTGTGTTGTCAATTGTGGGGCACGCCTTGTAATGCCAAGGGCGAAGCCCAACCTATGCTGATCATCGGCATGGGCAAACTCGGCGGGGGAGAGCTGAATTTTTCTTCTGATATCGATCTGATTTTCACTTATCCTGAAAACGGTGAAACCCAAGGTGCGCGACGCGCTTTGGCCAATGCGCAATTTTTCACTCGCTTGGGGCAAAGGATCATCAAATCGCTTGATCAACACACGGTAGACGGGTTTTGTTATCGAGTTGATATGCGTTTGCGGCCATTTGGAGAGAGCGGCCCCTTGGTGATGAGCTTTGCTGCCTTAGAAGATTACTATCAAGAGCAAGGTCGGGATTGGGAGCGCTATGCGATGGTGAAAGCTCGGGCGATGGGGCAAACCGACAGCGAACACTACCTAGAATTGCAAACGATGTTACGCCCGTTTGTCTTTCGTCGTTACATCGACTTTAGTGCCATCCAGTCACTGCGACGGATGAAAAGTATGATCCGCGCGGAAGTGCGTCGACGCGGTTTGACCAATAACATCAAACTCGGCGCGGGTGGCATCCGTGAAATTGAATTTATTGCTCAGGTCTTTCAACTGATCCGCGGCGGTCGTGAGCCGTCTTTGTGTCAGCGCGGGCTATTGGCAACCTTATCGGCCATTGAAGAATTGCAGCTATTGGCGGCGCAAGAAGTCAGCCAATTAAAAGCCGCGTACCTGTTTTTACGCCGCTTAGAAAATGTGATGCAAGCAATCGATGATAAACAAACTCAGACCCTGCCCGACAACGAGCAAGACCAAACTCGTCTTGCCTGGGTCATGGGCTGCGAAGATTGGCCGGCACTGTATGCCGATATTCAGGCTCACATGCAGCAAGTACACGACATTTTCGACGGTTTGATTGGCGACAGTCACGAAGCGACAGAAGACGAGGTCGAAGAGGTCTACGCCGAGCTTTGGCATCAGGTCGAGCACCGCGATGCCTTACATTTGGTATTGTCGTCTTTATGCGAACCGGTACATCAAGAGGCGTTGTGTGACGACTTGATCCATTTTCAACAAGACATCAATAAAAAAACCTTGGGACCACGTGGCCGAGAAGTGCTCAATCGCTTAATGCCCAAGGTGTTTGAACAAGTCTTCGCTCATCCAGAGGCGCCGTTTGGCCTGGCGCGCGTACTGCACTTACTGCGACAAATTGTGACCCGAACCACCTACCTCGAGTTACTCGATGAGCACCCGATGGCGCTTAAGCAGTTGGTGCGCCTTTGTACGGCCAGTCCGATGATCTCTGAGCAGTTGGCGCGTTATCCCATTTTGCTCGATGAGCTTATCGACCCTCAGCAGCTTTATATTCCGGTTGCGCTTGATTGTTATCACTCGGAGCTGCGCGACTTTATGGCACGCATCCCGGAAGATGACATGGAGCAGCAAATGGAAGGGCTGCGTCAGTTTAAGCAAATTTGTATGCTGCGGATTGCCGCCGCCGATGTCGCGGGCGCGTTATCGGTCATGAAGGTCAGCGATCACTTAACCTATCTAGCAGAAGCGGTGATTGAGGCGGTGGTCGCGCAAGCTTGGCTTCAGGTCAAAGAGAAATACGGTGAGCCGCAACACTTGTCATTACACGAGGGGCAATCGCGCGGTTTTGCTGTCGTGGGCTATGGCAAAGTCGGCGGCTGGGAGCTTGGTTACCACTCCGATCTCGATCTGGTGTTTATTCACGATTGCCCGAGCAGTAGTGAAACCAGCGGGGTGAAACGCATCGACAGTCGTCAGTTTTATTTGCGTTTGGCTCAGCGCATTGTCCATTTGTTCTCGACGCGAACCCCTTCTGGTGTACTTTACGAAGTCGATATGCGGTTGAGACCATCGGGAGCGTCTGGGCTGCTTGTGTCACCGATTGAATCTTTTGCCGAGTACCAGCAACAAGAGGCCTGGACTTGGGAGCACCAAGCCATGGTTCGCTCTCGAGTGGTTTATGGTCACTCGCCGCTGCGTGAACAGTTTGAGCAAGTACGGCGTCAAGTATTGTCCTTGCCTCGAGACGGCGACGCGCTGCGCACGGCGGTGTATGAGATGAGGAAAAAAATGCGTTCGCATCTGGCCAATAAAAAAACCGGTCGCTTTATGCTCAAGCAAGATCAAGGCGGTATCACCGACATTGAATTTTTAGCCCAGTATTTGGTCTTACGCTTCAGCTGCCAGTATCCTAGCCTTGCCACTTGGTCTGACAATGTGCGTATTTTTGAAAGTTTGGCCAGTGAAGGGTTAGTGGCCGAGCACCAAGCGCAGCAGTTGATCAGCGCGTATACGACGATGAGAAATGAAATCCACCGTCGCAACTTACTCGATTTGTCGACCGACGTCGCTCCCGACAAATTCGCTGAGCAACGCCAGTGGGTCATCGAGGCTTGGAATGCGTGGTTTGACGAGTTACCGTAA
- the hldE gene encoding bifunctional D-glycero-beta-D-manno-heptose-7-phosphate kinase/D-glycero-beta-D-manno-heptose 1-phosphate adenylyltransferase HldE, which yields MKPILPDYKQAGVLIVGDVMLDRYWYGPTGRISPEAPVPVVKVENNEERPGGAANVAMNIASLGAQSHLIGLTGNDEPAEVLSQTLSALKVDCDFIALDDYPTITKLRVMSRGQQLIRLDFEDKFQGTDPKLVTDRMKAKLADVKAVIFSDYAKGALEHVQSYIQCAKAANVPVLIDPKGADFEPYRGATLLTPNLLEFEMVAGKVRSEEDLIEKGLALIEQYDLEALLVTRSEHGMTLLRRNAKPFHLPTQAKEVYDVTGAGDTVISTLAASIAAGKSFEEACVLANAAAGVVVGKLGTSTVSTIELAEAIHGAKDTDYGVISEKALIDAVKVAQAKGEKVVMTNGCFDILHAGHVSYLNHAAELGDRLIVAVNTDESVKQLKGPGRPVNPTDRRMAVLAGLGAVDWVVPFNEQTPQRLIASVLPDLLVKGGDYRPEEIAGGKEVIEAGGEVKVLNFEEGCSTSEIIAAIKGGEKG from the coding sequence ATGAAACCCATTTTACCTGATTATAAACAAGCAGGTGTTTTGATTGTTGGCGATGTGATGTTAGATCGCTACTGGTATGGTCCGACAGGGCGTATCTCTCCTGAAGCGCCGGTGCCTGTGGTGAAAGTGGAAAACAACGAAGAGCGTCCTGGCGGTGCGGCTAATGTCGCGATGAACATTGCTTCGTTAGGCGCGCAATCTCATTTAATTGGCCTAACCGGAAATGACGAGCCTGCCGAGGTGCTGAGTCAAACGCTATCGGCACTTAAGGTGGATTGTGATTTTATTGCGCTCGATGACTATCCGACGATCACCAAATTGCGAGTAATGAGTCGCGGACAGCAATTGATCCGCCTCGACTTTGAAGACAAATTCCAAGGTACCGACCCCAAGTTGGTGACCGACCGCATGAAAGCCAAACTCGCTGACGTAAAAGCGGTGATTTTCTCTGATTATGCCAAAGGGGCCTTAGAGCACGTCCAGAGCTACATTCAATGTGCCAAAGCGGCCAATGTGCCGGTGCTCATCGACCCGAAAGGCGCGGATTTTGAGCCTTATCGCGGGGCGACCTTGTTGACGCCAAACCTGCTCGAGTTTGAAATGGTCGCAGGAAAAGTCCGTAGCGAAGAGGATCTGATCGAAAAAGGCTTGGCCCTGATTGAACAATACGATCTTGAGGCGCTATTGGTGACGCGCAGCGAACACGGTATGACCTTATTGCGCCGCAACGCTAAGCCTTTCCACCTGCCAACACAAGCCAAAGAAGTCTACGACGTTACGGGGGCTGGCGATACGGTGATTTCCACCTTGGCCGCGTCGATTGCCGCCGGGAAATCGTTTGAAGAAGCCTGTGTACTGGCCAATGCCGCCGCTGGTGTGGTGGTGGGTAAGCTCGGCACGTCAACCGTTTCGACCATCGAGTTGGCCGAGGCTATCCATGGCGCGAAAGATACAGACTATGGTGTGATCAGCGAAAAAGCGCTCATCGATGCGGTGAAAGTGGCGCAAGCCAAAGGTGAGAAAGTGGTGATGACCAATGGGTGTTTTGACATTTTACACGCCGGCCACGTTTCTTACCTCAATCACGCCGCCGAGCTCGGTGACCGTTTGATTGTGGCGGTCAACACCGATGAATCAGTAAAGCAGCTCAAAGGCCCAGGGCGCCCGGTCAACCCAACGGACCGACGCATGGCGGTATTGGCTGGCCTTGGCGCGGTCGACTGGGTGGTGCCTTTTAACGAGCAAACGCCTCAGCGCTTAATTGCCTCCGTGTTACCGGATTTATTGGTCAAAGGTGGCGATTACCGCCCCGAAGAGATCGCCGGTGGCAAAGAAGTGATCGAAGCCGGTGGCGAAGTCAAAGTACTCAACTTTGAAGAAGGCTGCTCGACCTCTGAAATCATTGCGGCCATCAAAGGGGGCGAGAAGGGGTAA
- the tolC gene encoding outer membrane channel protein TolC, with the protein MRKLLPLVISAALGSVVTTSAWAESLAQIYDLAKQNDPTLLGAKADRDQAFEAINSSRSSLLPQIDLDAGYDVERSDFSSLRSDALTAGVSLTQALYDPSSWVALDSSEKLARQQDASYASAQQDLIIRVAQAYFDILEAEDNLSFVRAEKKAVYRQLDQIKQRFEVGLTAITDVHDAQAQYDSVLADEVQAQNTLTNSYEALREITGQEPNKLSKLDTQRFSATKPATDLTALLKDAETKNLSLLSARIAQDIAKDDIKSAKTGHLPTLNFTADYDYTDQQNSDASYFGSRNELAFGLDLNVPLYSGGNTTSLVKQAEYAYVSTSQTLEKTYRSVVKNVHAFNNNITGAIGSIRAYQQSVISAKSALEATEAGYEVGTRTIVDVLDATQTLYDARSNLSSARYDYIMSVLELRQAVGTLSEQDVLDISAGLID; encoded by the coding sequence ATGAGAAAGCTGCTTCCACTCGTCATCAGTGCCGCCCTAGGCAGTGTCGTCACCACTTCTGCTTGGGCTGAATCACTTGCACAGATTTATGACCTGGCTAAGCAAAACGATCCCACTTTACTCGGCGCAAAAGCCGACCGCGATCAAGCATTTGAAGCAATCAATTCATCGCGCAGCAGCTTGTTACCACAAATCGATTTGGATGCGGGTTACGATGTCGAGCGCAGTGATTTTTCGTCTTTGCGCAGTGATGCGTTAACCGCCGGAGTCTCGTTGACTCAAGCCTTATACGACCCATCGTCTTGGGTGGCGCTTGACAGCAGTGAAAAATTGGCGCGCCAACAAGACGCCAGCTATGCTTCCGCTCAGCAAGACTTAATCATTCGCGTTGCCCAGGCGTATTTTGATATTTTAGAAGCCGAAGACAATTTGAGTTTTGTTCGCGCTGAGAAAAAAGCGGTCTACCGCCAACTGGATCAAATCAAACAGCGTTTTGAAGTGGGCCTGACCGCGATCACCGATGTTCACGACGCCCAGGCGCAATACGACAGCGTACTCGCCGATGAAGTGCAAGCGCAAAACACCTTGACCAACAGTTACGAAGCCTTGCGTGAAATCACCGGTCAAGAACCCAACAAGCTCAGCAAACTCGACACACAACGCTTTAGTGCCACCAAACCGGCGACCGATTTGACCGCCCTGCTCAAGGATGCAGAAACCAAAAACTTAAGCCTATTGTCCGCGCGCATTGCCCAAGACATCGCTAAAGACGACATCAAATCGGCCAAAACCGGCCACTTGCCAACCTTGAACTTCACCGCTGATTACGACTACACCGATCAACAAAATAGCGATGCAAGCTACTTTGGCTCTCGTAACGAGTTGGCGTTTGGTCTGGATCTCAACGTGCCATTGTACTCCGGCGGCAATACCACGTCGTTGGTGAAACAAGCGGAATACGCCTATGTATCTACCAGTCAAACGCTTGAGAAAACCTATCGCAGTGTGGTGAAAAACGTGCACGCGTTTAACAACAACATCACCGGCGCCATCGGCTCAATTCGCGCTTATCAGCAGTCAGTGATCTCAGCGAAATCCGCACTAGAAGCGACCGAAGCCGGCTACGAAGTGGGGACTCGCACCATTGTCGATGTGCTCGATGCCACGCAAACCTTGTACGATGCGCGCTCTAACCTGTCGAGTGCTCGCTATGACTACATCATGAGTGTACTAGAGCTTCGTCAAGCAGTCGGGACCTTAAGCGAACAAGACGTACTCGATATCAGCGCTGGATTGATTGATTGA
- the nudF gene encoding ADP-ribose diphosphatase encodes MSNFRKEKASFDVNDVDIQAKETVFSGFFHMVKYRFRHRLFRGGWSDVVERELSVRGHAAALLPYDPVNDQVVLLEQIRVGALESHSPWQYEIVAGMLDEGESPEQVARREAQEEAGLEVGELTPICCYYPSSGGCSEKLSVFVGCVDATGAGGIHGLDCEDEDIRVFTVSREQAYQWVQSGRIENGASIIALQWLMLNHAQLRQQWLEEQQ; translated from the coding sequence ATGTCGAATTTTCGCAAAGAAAAAGCAAGCTTTGATGTCAATGATGTTGATATCCAAGCGAAAGAAACGGTGTTTTCCGGTTTCTTTCACATGGTCAAATACCGCTTTCGTCACCGGTTGTTTCGCGGTGGGTGGAGCGATGTTGTTGAGCGAGAATTGAGTGTACGTGGCCACGCCGCCGCGCTGTTGCCCTATGACCCGGTTAATGACCAAGTGGTATTGCTCGAGCAAATTCGCGTTGGCGCTTTGGAAAGTCACTCGCCTTGGCAGTATGAGATCGTTGCGGGCATGTTAGACGAAGGGGAAAGCCCAGAGCAAGTTGCCCGTCGTGAAGCGCAAGAAGAGGCGGGACTTGAGGTTGGCGAACTCACCCCCATTTGTTGTTATTATCCCTCGTCTGGTGGCTGCTCGGAAAAACTGAGCGTCTTTGTCGGTTGTGTCGATGCCACAGGCGCAGGCGGCATTCATGGTTTAGACTGTGAAGATGAAGACATTCGCGTTTTTACCGTCAGTCGTGAGCAGGCTTATCAGTGGGTGCAGTCGGGTCGCATTGAAAATGGTGCCTCGATTATTGCCTTGCAATGGTTGATGCTCAATCACGCGCAACTTAGACAACAATGGTTAGAGGAGCAACAATGA
- a CDS encoding DUF1249 family protein, whose amino-acid sequence MNSASNKAKYHVDFVGLMRVYETNYAKLNALLPNSPQVDDVRCYQAIDILYQLTVREVTKYTTVVDICQSDSNVTFPLPTMSVRLYHDARVAEVFSSGDVGRVQAKYDYPNRRLMQPDEKHQINLFLGEWLTFCLRSGISRVPITFN is encoded by the coding sequence ATGAATTCGGCGAGTAATAAGGCCAAATACCACGTCGATTTTGTCGGCTTGATGCGGGTCTATGAAACCAATTACGCCAAGCTCAATGCCTTGTTGCCTAACTCGCCGCAAGTCGATGATGTACGCTGTTATCAAGCGATTGATATTCTTTATCAATTAACAGTGAGAGAAGTCACAAAATACACCACGGTTGTGGACATATGTCAGAGTGATAGCAATGTAACCTTTCCATTGCCGACAATGTCTGTCAGGCTTTATCACGATGCAAGAGTCGCTGAAGTGTTTTCCAGTGGTGATGTGGGAAGGGTACAAGCGAAATACGACTATCCCAACCGAAGACTAATGCAACCCGATGAAAAACATCAAATAAACTTGTTTTTGGGTGAGTGGCTGACTTTTTGCTTGCGCAGTGGTATCAGTCGCGTGCCTATTACCTTTAATTGA
- the cpdA gene encoding 3',5'-cyclic-AMP phosphodiesterase — protein sequence MPFEDDTQRDVIRLLQITDTHLFADSNADLLSVPTAQSFSAVVEAIEAKGEHFDYILATGDISQDHSEASYRRFLDGIKPFQTPCFWLPGNHDDQPVMKALTPSDPVLKHSQLLLGDNWQIVLLDSQVVGVPYGQLSQGQLDYLQQCLSEHPQRHALVVLHHHPLHVGSEWLDEHALKYSEQFWQVIEQHGQVCAVLTGHVHQESQLVYQDVQVMTSPSTCVQFKPNSKDFALDNRSPGWRTLSLHADGLVTSEVHRLSDGLFLPDFSSGGY from the coding sequence GTGCCTTTTGAGGATGATACGCAGCGCGATGTGATTCGCCTACTGCAAATAACCGACACCCATTTGTTTGCCGACTCGAACGCCGATTTACTGAGCGTGCCTACCGCACAGAGTTTTTCCGCGGTGGTGGAGGCCATTGAAGCAAAAGGTGAGCATTTTGATTATATATTGGCCACGGGAGATATTTCACAAGATCACAGTGAAGCGTCTTATCGTCGCTTCCTCGATGGGATAAAGCCATTTCAGACGCCGTGCTTTTGGTTGCCAGGTAATCACGACGACCAGCCGGTTATGAAAGCGCTGACGCCCTCAGACCCAGTGTTAAAGCACTCACAGTTGTTGCTAGGCGACAATTGGCAAATTGTGTTACTCGATTCACAAGTGGTTGGTGTGCCATACGGGCAACTGAGTCAGGGACAGCTTGATTATCTGCAGCAATGCCTGAGTGAACATCCTCAGCGCCATGCTTTAGTGGTGCTGCATCATCACCCGCTGCACGTGGGCAGTGAATGGCTCGACGAGCACGCCCTGAAATACAGTGAGCAATTTTGGCAAGTCATTGAACAACATGGTCAAGTATGCGCGGTATTAACCGGGCACGTTCATCAAGAGAGTCAGTTGGTTTATCAAGACGTACAAGTGATGACCTCACCGTCAACGTGTGTGCAATTTAAACCCAACTCCAAAGACTTTGCCCTCGACAATCGCTCGCCGGGGTGGCGAACCTTATCGCTGCACGCCGACGGTCTAGTGACGAGTGAGGTGCATCGGTTGTCGGATGGGCTGTTTTTGCCTGACTTTTCTTCTGGAGGCTATTAA
- the yqiA gene encoding esterase YqiA: MSKPSVLIYWHGFNSSPASHKAQLVEQYCRQHRPDIQVIVPQLASLPKMASFQVDMLVRQFCDDAKLGMIGSSLGGYWATWAQSRHKVPMVVVNPAVRPYELLADYLGPQTNPYTGEQYLLESSHVDELRAFDVAKVAKPKQTWLLQQTGDEILDYRQAVEKYAKCKQTIEEGGDHSFVNFERHIGEIIQFLAL, translated from the coding sequence ATGAGTAAACCGTCAGTGTTAATCTATTGGCACGGGTTTAACAGCTCGCCAGCGTCGCACAAAGCGCAGCTTGTCGAGCAATATTGCCGACAGCACCGTCCGGATATCCAGGTGATCGTACCGCAACTGGCCTCGTTGCCCAAAATGGCCTCGTTCCAGGTCGACATGCTGGTGAGGCAGTTTTGCGATGATGCCAAACTTGGCATGATAGGCAGTTCTCTGGGCGGTTACTGGGCGACCTGGGCGCAATCTCGCCACAAGGTTCCTATGGTGGTGGTCAATCCGGCGGTGCGTCCCTATGAGTTGTTGGCTGACTACCTCGGGCCGCAGACCAACCCCTATACTGGTGAGCAGTACCTGCTAGAGTCAAGCCATGTCGATGAACTCAGAGCGTTTGATGTGGCCAAAGTCGCGAAACCCAAACAGACGTGGTTGCTGCAACAGACCGGTGATGAAATTCTTGATTATCGCCAAGCGGTGGAAAAGTACGCCAAGTGCAAGCAAACCATTGAAGAGGGAGGCGATCACAGTTTTGTTAATTTTGAGCGCCATATCGGCGAGATTATCCAATTTTTGGCCCTCTGA
- the parE gene encoding DNA topoisomerase IV subunit B → MTEQYNAGAIEVLNGLEPVRRRPGMYTDTARPNHLGQEVIDNSVDEALAGHASKVQVILHADQSLEVIDDGRGMPVDIHPEEQVSGVELILCKLHAGGKFSNKNYQFSGGLHGVGISVVNALSKRVEVTVRRDGEVYEIAFEHGEKVQDLTVVGTCGRRNRGTRVHFWPDAQYFDSANFSVTRLVNNLRAKAVLCPGLEITFSDKVNGQEHRWYFEDGLKDYLAEGVKGYPVLPEEPFTGDFSSQNEAANWAVIWQPEGGDMITESYVNLIPTAQGGTHVNGLRQGLLDAMREFCEFRNLLPRGVKLTGEDIFERCSYVLSVKIQDPQFAGQTKERLSSRQTAAFVSGVVKDAFSLWLNERPQIAELLAESCIANAHRRMRASKKVVRKKVASGPALPGKLTDCSLQDLNKTEIFFVEGDSAGGSAKQARDREFQAVMPLRGKILNTWEVSADQVLASQEVHDISVALGIDPDNDNLDSLRYGKICILADADSDGLHIATLLCALFTRHFRALVEAGHIYVAMPPLYRIDCGKEVFYALDEQEKEGILDRLSKKKAKINVQRFKGLGEMNPMQLRETTMDPNTRRLVQLTVDDAQATMDMMDMLLGKKRADDRRAWLQRYGDLAEV, encoded by the coding sequence ATGACTGAACAATATAATGCTGGTGCCATTGAGGTTCTTAATGGCCTTGAACCAGTGCGTCGCAGACCTGGTATGTACACAGACACTGCACGGCCCAATCACCTAGGGCAAGAAGTCATCGATAACAGTGTCGATGAAGCGTTGGCCGGACACGCGTCAAAAGTGCAGGTAATTCTTCATGCCGACCAATCTCTTGAAGTGATTGATGATGGTCGTGGTATGCCGGTGGACATTCACCCTGAGGAACAAGTCTCTGGGGTGGAGCTAATTTTGTGCAAACTGCACGCCGGCGGCAAATTCTCTAATAAAAACTATCAATTTTCTGGCGGCTTACACGGGGTAGGCATCTCGGTGGTTAACGCCCTGTCTAAGCGTGTGGAAGTCACCGTACGCCGCGATGGCGAAGTGTACGAAATCGCCTTTGAACACGGTGAGAAAGTCCAAGATCTCACCGTGGTTGGCACCTGTGGGCGTCGCAATCGCGGTACCCGTGTCCATTTTTGGCCAGACGCTCAATACTTTGATTCGGCGAATTTTTCTGTCACCCGCTTGGTCAACAATTTGCGTGCTAAGGCGGTATTGTGCCCAGGCCTTGAGATCACGTTTAGCGATAAAGTGAACGGCCAAGAGCACCGTTGGTACTTTGAAGACGGCTTGAAGGACTACCTCGCTGAAGGCGTAAAAGGCTACCCAGTTTTGCCTGAAGAGCCTTTTACTGGGGATTTTTCATCGCAAAACGAAGCGGCAAATTGGGCGGTCATTTGGCAGCCTGAAGGCGGTGATATGATCACCGAAAGCTATGTTAACCTCATCCCGACCGCGCAAGGGGGGACCCATGTCAACGGCCTGCGCCAGGGGTTACTCGATGCGATGCGCGAGTTTTGTGAGTTTCGCAATTTACTGCCGCGCGGCGTTAAATTGACCGGGGAAGATATTTTTGAGCGCTGCTCTTACGTCTTATCGGTCAAAATTCAAGACCCGCAATTTGCCGGTCAAACCAAAGAGCGGTTGTCATCAAGGCAAACCGCCGCGTTTGTCTCTGGTGTGGTGAAAGACGCGTTTAGCTTATGGTTAAACGAGCGCCCTCAGATCGCAGAATTGTTAGCAGAATCTTGCATTGCCAATGCGCACCGTCGCATGCGTGCCAGCAAAAAAGTGGTGCGTAAAAAAGTGGCCTCAGGGCCGGCGCTTCCAGGTAAGCTGACCGATTGTTCCTTGCAAGATCTGAACAAAACCGAAATTTTCTTTGTCGAGGGAGATTCGGCAGGAGGCAGTGCTAAGCAGGCTCGAGACCGCGAGTTTCAGGCCGTTATGCCACTGCGCGGGAAAATCCTCAACACTTGGGAAGTGTCAGCGGATCAAGTGCTTGCGTCACAAGAAGTCCACGATATTTCAGTGGCCTTAGGCATTGATCCTGACAACGACAATTTAGACAGTTTGCGTTACGGCAAAATCTGTATTTTGGCCGATGCGGACTCAGATGGACTGCATATCGCGACGTTGTTGTGTGCGTTGTTTACCCGTCATTTTCGCGCGCTAGTTGAAGCAGGGCACATTTATGTTGCCATGCCACCGCTGTATCGAATTGACTGCGGTAAAGAAGTGTTTTACGCCCTCGATGAGCAAGAAAAAGAAGGCATCTTAGATCGCCTCAGTAAGAAAAAAGCCAAGATTAATGTTCAACGCTTTAAAGGCTTGGGTGAGATGAACCCGATGCAATTGCGCGAAACCACCATGGATCCGAATACGCGCCGTTTGGTGCAACTGACGGTCGATGATGCGCAAGCAACGATGGACATGATGGATATGCTGCTCGGTAAAAAGCGCGCCGATGATCGCCGTGCTTGGTTGCAGCGTTACGGCGATTTAGCAGAGGTATAA